The following are encoded in a window of Castanea sativa cultivar Marrone di Chiusa Pesio chromosome 5, ASM4071231v1 genomic DNA:
- the LOC142635903 gene encoding uncharacterized protein LOC142635903 codes for MEDAVFHRANAGFSYEYQLVDVPDYQGRGESAPSPWFYQNEGEVEYVVSVYMYLRLLGYPANKISILTTYNGQKLLICDVINRRCVPYDFIGPPSKVTTVDKFQGQQNDFILPSLVRTRFVGHLRDVRRLVVAMSCARLGLYVFCRQSLLFKGPLEVDLELPSTIVHIRAVESPDLEVLSGMPRTQYFYVRDLSCLHHVLDNCHESNSFPSSIE; via the exons ATGGAGGATGCTGTCTTCCATAGAGCAAATGCTGGATTCTCCTATGAGTATCAGTTAGTGGATGTGCCCGATTACCAAGGTAGAGGTGAAAGTGCCCCTTCCCCTTGGTTTTATCAAAATGAGGGAGAAGTTGAATATGTTGTCAGTGTCTATATGTACTTGCGTTTACTTGGGTACCCAGCAAATAAGATATCCATCTTGACAACTTACAATGGCCAGAAACTTTTGATCTGTGATGTTATCAATAGAAGATGTGTTCCATATGACTTCATTGGTCCACCCAGCAAG GTTACAACTGTTGACAAGTTTCAAGGTCAGCAAAATGATTTTATATTGCCGTCTCTTGTGCGTACTCGCTTTGTTGGTCACCTTCGTGATGTTAGAAGATTGGTTGTTGCCATGTCTTGTGCCCGACTTGGTTTGTATGTGTTTTGTCGCCAATCTCTGTTGTTCAAAGGACCATTAGAAGTAGATCTCGAGCTACCATCCACTATTGTCCATATACGAGCTGTTGAATCTCCGGATCTAGAAGTTTTATCAGGCATGCCGAGAACGCAATACTTTTATGTTAGAGATCTCTCATGTCTACACCATGTACTTGACAATTGTCATGAATCAAACTCTTTCCCCTCTTCCATTGAGTAA